From a single Cygnus atratus isolate AKBS03 ecotype Queensland, Australia chromosome 10, CAtr_DNAZoo_HiC_assembly, whole genome shotgun sequence genomic region:
- the LSM3 gene encoding U6 snRNA-associated Sm-like protein LSm3: MADEVDQQQTTNTVEEPLDLIRLSLDERIYVKMRNDRELRGRLHAYDQHLNMILGDVEETVTTIEIDEETYEEIYKSTKRNIPMLFVRGDGVVLVAPPLRVG, translated from the exons ATGGCGGATGAGGTGGATCAG caacaaacaacaaatactGTAGAGGAGCCACTTGATCTCATTAGACTCAGTCTAGATGAGCGAATCTATGTTAAAATGAGGAATGACAGAGAACTTAGAGGCAGACTACAC GCGTATGATCAGCACTTAAATATGATTCTGGGTGATGTAGAAGAAACTGTAACAACAATAGAGATTGATGAAGAAACCTATGAAGAAATTTATAAA TCTACGAAAAGGAATATTCCGATGCTCTTTGTCAGAGGTGACGGCGTTGTGCTTGTAGCTCCCCCGTTGAGGGTTGGCTGA
- the XPC gene encoding DNA repair protein complementing XP-C cells isoform X1 — MARKRKASIPAAAASKKRPGGPRAEVKKEEEEEEEDDFEEKKPSIKKNKPKVPATKKKEDSDPGVSKSASKPSKQKGVKLLAKENKKITENKGNHSKEQTCSDSLKTPQRETKLKRESPVKKEMDEDNTDDNDDNDDDSEDEWEDVEELQEPVTDKLEEAAVLSSVALPSNPVEIEIETPEQRKKRERGEKRKAEFESYLRRMMKRFSKEVREDTHKVHLLCLLANGFYRNRICSQPDLHAIGLSIIPTHFTKVPAGQVDILYLSNLVKWFIGTFTVNDELSTEKGESLQSTLERRFAIYAARDNEELVHIFLIILRALQLLCRLVLSLQPIPLKETTAKGKGSSKRQSLSSTSEGRESSGTTPKAVAKKCPCKKAKKDEKSSGSEEDNKEPEKPRTARTKRTHKSKLTSGSQEQKEISNEESGLGEKDVPVRPKNDRRRRVASKVCYKEESGSDEGSVSDFEISEEESDLSDADFETVSKKQRRSLGSQKSKLTSIKSPKTETSESKQSKNCSGVEPRPVKSTAPALPQAPRKRNKIISSDEDDGQQVVRKVVGTDQWLEVFLEREDKWVCVDCVHGSVGQPQQCFTYSTKPLYYVVGFDNDGSVKDVTQRYDPVWMTTTRKNRVDPEWWEDTLQPYRSPFVERDEKEEREFQVKLQDQPLPTAIGEYKNHPLYALKRHLLKYQAIYPESAAILGYCRGEAVYSRDCVHTLHSKDTWLKQARVVRIGEVPYKMVKGYSNQARKARLAEPANRDKEDLALFGRWQTEEYQPPIAVDGKVPRNEYGNVYLFLPSMLPVGCVQLRLPNLNRLARKLDIDCAQAITGFDFHGGYSHPVTDGYVVCEEYKEVLIAAWENEQAEIEKKEKEKREKRALGNWKLLTKGLLIRERLKQRYSIKTEPSAPETEKGAGFSSDEEGGPSSGTAGRDVAISWPQNRQVEKQKEEQTTKKSKREKKGEAAQLFPFEKL; from the exons ATGGCGAGGAAACGCAAAGCTTCCATCCCGGCGGCAGCCGCCAGCAAGAAGCGCCCCGGCGGACCGAGGGCCGaggtgaagaaggaggaggaggaggaggaggaag ATGATTTTGAAGAGAAGAAGCCTAGTATAAAGAAGAACAAACCCAAAGTTCCAgctacaaagaagaaagaagactcTGATCCTGGAGTTTCCAAGTCAGCAAGTAaaccttcaaaacaaaaaggggTAAAATTgctagcaaaagaaaataaaaaaatcacggaaaataaaggaaatcatAGCAAAGAGCAAACCTGCAG TGACTCACTGAAGACCCCTCAGAGGGAGACAAAGTTGAAGAGAGAATCTCCTGTTAAAAAAGAGATGGATGAAGACAATACTGACGACAATGACGACAATGATGATGACAGTGAAGATGAATGGGAGGATGTGGAAG aactccAGGAACCTGTCACAGATAAATTAGAAGAAGCTGCTGTTCTTTCGTCAGTGGCGCTGCCAAGCAATCCGGTTGAGATAGAGATTGAAACGCCAGAACAACgtaagaaaagagagagagg agaaaaaaggaaagctgagtTTGAGAGCTATCTTCGGAGAATGATGAAACGTTTCAGCAAGGAGGTTCGTGAGGACACACATAAG GTTCACCTCTTGTGTTTATTAGCGAATGGTTTCTATAGGAACAGGATCTGCAGCCAGCCAGATCTTCATGCCATTGGTCTGTCCATCATCCCCACACACTTCACAAAAGTGCCTGCAGGCCAAGTGGACATTCTCTACCTTTCCAACTTGGTGAAATG GTTTATTGGAACCTTCACTGTCAATGATGAGCTTTCCACTGAAAAAGGAGAGTCCCTTCAGTCAACCTTGGAGAGGCGCTTTGCCATCTATGCTGCACGAGACAATGAAGAGTTGGTTCAT ataTTCTTAATTATTCTCCGAGCATTACAACTACTGTGTCGCCTTGTGCTGTCTCTTCAGCCTATTCCTCTCAAGGAGACAACAGCAAAG GGAAAAGGCTCATCCAAGAGGCAGTCACTCAGCAGTACCTCTGAAGGGCGGGAAAGCTCTGGCACAACACCCAAAGCCGTGGCAAAAAAATGCCCCTGCAAAAAAGCGAAGAAGGATGAGAAATCCTCAGGGAGTGAAGAAGACAACAAGGAGCCAGAGAAACCCAGAACTGCTCGGACCAAAAGGACACACAAGTCAAAGCTGACTtcaggcagccaggagcagaaggaaattaGTAATGAGGAGAGTGGTTTAGGGGAAAAAGATGTGCCCGTCAGGCCCAAGAATGATCGCAGGAGACGAGTGGCCTCCAAAGTGTGTTACAAAGAAGAGAGTGGAAGTGATGAGGGCAGTGTTTCTGACTTCGAGATTTCAGAGGAGGAGAGCGATCTCTCTGATGCGGATTTTGAAACCGTATctaaaaagcagagaaggtCATTGGGCTCCCAGAAATCAAAGCTAACATCTATCAAAAGCCCCAAAACTGAGACTTCAGAATCAAAGCAATCCAAAAATTGTTCTGGAGTTGAGCCCAGACCAGTCAAAAGCACAGCTCCAGCATTGCCTCAGGCACCGagaaagaggaacaaaataatttctagtgATGAGGATGATGGGCAGCAGGTGGTAAGGAAAGTGGTTGGCACAGACCAGTGGCTAGAGGTTTTCCTTGAGCGTGAGGACAAGTGGGTGTGTGTGGACTGTGTTCATGGCAGTGTtggccagccccagcagtgctTCACATATTCCACAAAGCCACTTTACTACGTTGTGGGATTTGACAACGATGGGAGCGTCAAGGATGTGACGCAAAGATATGACCCAGTGTGGATGACCACAACGAGGAAGAACCGTGTGGACCCTGAGTGGTGGGAGGACACGCTGCAGCCATATAGAAGTCCCTTTGTGGAAAGAGAcgagaaggaggaaagggag TTTCAAGTTAAGCTTCAAGATCAACCTCTACCAACAGCAATTGGAGAGTACAAGAACCACCCTCTTTATGCACTGAAGAGGCATCTCTTGAAGTATCAGGCAATCTATCCTGAGTCAGCTGCTATCCTAGGGTACTGCAGGGGAGAGGCTGTCTACTCCAG AGATTGTGTACACACGCTCCACTCCAAGGACACTTGGCTAAAGCAGGCTCGAGTGGTGAGGATTGGAGAAGTACCTTACAAG ATGGTGAAGGGATATTCCAACCAGGCAAGGAAGGCACGCCTTGCAGAGCCTGCAAACCGGGACAAAGAGGACCTGGCACTGTTTGGTCGCTGGCAGACAGAGGAGTACCAGCCACCTATAGCAGTGGATGGAAAG GTTCCTCGGAATGAATATGGAAACGTCTATCTCTTCTTGCCATCCATGTTACCTGTTGGCTGTGTGCAGCTCAGACTCCCCAACCTGAACAGATTGGCACGGAAGCTGGACATTGACTGTGCTCAAGCAATCACAGGATTTGATTTTCATGGTGGCTACTCGCACCCAGT TACTGATGGCTACGTTGTTTGTGAAGAATATAAAGAGGTGCTCATTGCTGCCTGGGAGAATGAACaagcagaaatagaaaagaaggagaaggag AAGCGTGAGAAGAGAGCTCTGGGGAATTGGAAGTTGCTGACAAAAGGACTTCTCATCAGAGAGAGACTGAAGCAACGCTATTCCATCAAG actgagcCGTCTGCACCTGAGACAGAGAAAGGAGCTGGATTCTCCTCTGATGAAGAAGGAGGTCCAAGTTCAGGGACTGCAGGACGGGATGTGGCAATTTCTTGGCCCCAAAATCGCCAGgtagagaagcagaaggaagagcagaCAACTAAAAAGAGCAAGcgagaaaaaaagggagaggcaGCACAGTTGTTTCCTTTTGAGAAACTGTGA
- the XPC gene encoding DNA repair protein complementing XP-C cells isoform X3, with the protein MARKRKASIPAAAASKKRPGGPRAEVKKEEEEEEEDDFEEKKPSIKKNKPKVPATKKKEDSDPGVSKSASKPSKQKGVKLLAKENKKITENKGNHSKEQTCSDSLKTPQRETKLKRESPVKKEMDEDNTDDNDDNDDDSEDEWEDVEELQEPVTDKLEEAAVLSSVALPSNPVEIEIETPEQRKKRERGEKRKAEFESYLRRMMKRFSKEVREDTHKVHLLCLLANGFYRNRICSQPDLHAIGLSIIPTHFTKVPAGQVDILYLSNLVKWFIGTFTVNDELSTEKGESLQSTLERRFAIYAARDNEELVHIFLIILRALQLLCRLVLSLQPIPLKETTAKGKGSSKRQSLSSTSEGRESSGTTPKAVAKKCPCKKAKKDEKSSGSEEDNKEPEKPRTARTKRTHKSKLTSGSQEQKEISNEESGLGEKDVPVRPKNDRRRRVASKVCYKEESGSDEGSVSDFEISEEESDLSDADFETVSKKQRRSLGSQKSKLTSIKSPKTETSESKQSKNCSGVEPRPVKSTAPALPQAPRKRNKIISSDEDDGQQVVRKVVGTDQWLEVFLEREDKWVCVDCVHGSVGQPQQCFTYSTKPLYYVVGFDNDGSVKDVTQRYDPVWMTTTRKNRVDPEWWEDTLQPYRSPFVERDEKEEREFQVKLQDQPLPTAIGEYKNHPLYALKRHLLKYQAIYPESAAILGYCRGEAVYSRDCVHTLHSKDTWLKQARVVRIGEVPYKMVKGYSNQARKARLAEPANRDKEDLALFGRWQTEEYQPPIAVDGKVPRNEYGNVYLFLPSMLPVGCVQLRLPNLNRLARKLDIDCAQAITGFDFHGGYSHPVS; encoded by the exons ATGGCGAGGAAACGCAAAGCTTCCATCCCGGCGGCAGCCGCCAGCAAGAAGCGCCCCGGCGGACCGAGGGCCGaggtgaagaaggaggaggaggaggaggaggaag ATGATTTTGAAGAGAAGAAGCCTAGTATAAAGAAGAACAAACCCAAAGTTCCAgctacaaagaagaaagaagactcTGATCCTGGAGTTTCCAAGTCAGCAAGTAaaccttcaaaacaaaaaggggTAAAATTgctagcaaaagaaaataaaaaaatcacggaaaataaaggaaatcatAGCAAAGAGCAAACCTGCAG TGACTCACTGAAGACCCCTCAGAGGGAGACAAAGTTGAAGAGAGAATCTCCTGTTAAAAAAGAGATGGATGAAGACAATACTGACGACAATGACGACAATGATGATGACAGTGAAGATGAATGGGAGGATGTGGAAG aactccAGGAACCTGTCACAGATAAATTAGAAGAAGCTGCTGTTCTTTCGTCAGTGGCGCTGCCAAGCAATCCGGTTGAGATAGAGATTGAAACGCCAGAACAACgtaagaaaagagagagagg agaaaaaaggaaagctgagtTTGAGAGCTATCTTCGGAGAATGATGAAACGTTTCAGCAAGGAGGTTCGTGAGGACACACATAAG GTTCACCTCTTGTGTTTATTAGCGAATGGTTTCTATAGGAACAGGATCTGCAGCCAGCCAGATCTTCATGCCATTGGTCTGTCCATCATCCCCACACACTTCACAAAAGTGCCTGCAGGCCAAGTGGACATTCTCTACCTTTCCAACTTGGTGAAATG GTTTATTGGAACCTTCACTGTCAATGATGAGCTTTCCACTGAAAAAGGAGAGTCCCTTCAGTCAACCTTGGAGAGGCGCTTTGCCATCTATGCTGCACGAGACAATGAAGAGTTGGTTCAT ataTTCTTAATTATTCTCCGAGCATTACAACTACTGTGTCGCCTTGTGCTGTCTCTTCAGCCTATTCCTCTCAAGGAGACAACAGCAAAG GGAAAAGGCTCATCCAAGAGGCAGTCACTCAGCAGTACCTCTGAAGGGCGGGAAAGCTCTGGCACAACACCCAAAGCCGTGGCAAAAAAATGCCCCTGCAAAAAAGCGAAGAAGGATGAGAAATCCTCAGGGAGTGAAGAAGACAACAAGGAGCCAGAGAAACCCAGAACTGCTCGGACCAAAAGGACACACAAGTCAAAGCTGACTtcaggcagccaggagcagaaggaaattaGTAATGAGGAGAGTGGTTTAGGGGAAAAAGATGTGCCCGTCAGGCCCAAGAATGATCGCAGGAGACGAGTGGCCTCCAAAGTGTGTTACAAAGAAGAGAGTGGAAGTGATGAGGGCAGTGTTTCTGACTTCGAGATTTCAGAGGAGGAGAGCGATCTCTCTGATGCGGATTTTGAAACCGTATctaaaaagcagagaaggtCATTGGGCTCCCAGAAATCAAAGCTAACATCTATCAAAAGCCCCAAAACTGAGACTTCAGAATCAAAGCAATCCAAAAATTGTTCTGGAGTTGAGCCCAGACCAGTCAAAAGCACAGCTCCAGCATTGCCTCAGGCACCGagaaagaggaacaaaataatttctagtgATGAGGATGATGGGCAGCAGGTGGTAAGGAAAGTGGTTGGCACAGACCAGTGGCTAGAGGTTTTCCTTGAGCGTGAGGACAAGTGGGTGTGTGTGGACTGTGTTCATGGCAGTGTtggccagccccagcagtgctTCACATATTCCACAAAGCCACTTTACTACGTTGTGGGATTTGACAACGATGGGAGCGTCAAGGATGTGACGCAAAGATATGACCCAGTGTGGATGACCACAACGAGGAAGAACCGTGTGGACCCTGAGTGGTGGGAGGACACGCTGCAGCCATATAGAAGTCCCTTTGTGGAAAGAGAcgagaaggaggaaagggag TTTCAAGTTAAGCTTCAAGATCAACCTCTACCAACAGCAATTGGAGAGTACAAGAACCACCCTCTTTATGCACTGAAGAGGCATCTCTTGAAGTATCAGGCAATCTATCCTGAGTCAGCTGCTATCCTAGGGTACTGCAGGGGAGAGGCTGTCTACTCCAG AGATTGTGTACACACGCTCCACTCCAAGGACACTTGGCTAAAGCAGGCTCGAGTGGTGAGGATTGGAGAAGTACCTTACAAG ATGGTGAAGGGATATTCCAACCAGGCAAGGAAGGCACGCCTTGCAGAGCCTGCAAACCGGGACAAAGAGGACCTGGCACTGTTTGGTCGCTGGCAGACAGAGGAGTACCAGCCACCTATAGCAGTGGATGGAAAG GTTCCTCGGAATGAATATGGAAACGTCTATCTCTTCTTGCCATCCATGTTACCTGTTGGCTGTGTGCAGCTCAGACTCCCCAACCTGAACAGATTGGCACGGAAGCTGGACATTGACTGTGCTCAAGCAATCACAGGATTTGATTTTCATGGTGGCTACTCGCACCCAGT tagCTGA
- the XPC gene encoding DNA repair protein complementing XP-C cells isoform X2 yields the protein MDEDNTDDNDDNDDDSEDEWEDVEELQEPVTDKLEEAAVLSSVALPSNPVEIEIETPEQRKKRERGEKRKAEFESYLRRMMKRFSKEVREDTHKVHLLCLLANGFYRNRICSQPDLHAIGLSIIPTHFTKVPAGQVDILYLSNLVKWFIGTFTVNDELSTEKGESLQSTLERRFAIYAARDNEELVHIFLIILRALQLLCRLVLSLQPIPLKETTAKGKGSSKRQSLSSTSEGRESSGTTPKAVAKKCPCKKAKKDEKSSGSEEDNKEPEKPRTARTKRTHKSKLTSGSQEQKEISNEESGLGEKDVPVRPKNDRRRRVASKVCYKEESGSDEGSVSDFEISEEESDLSDADFETVSKKQRRSLGSQKSKLTSIKSPKTETSESKQSKNCSGVEPRPVKSTAPALPQAPRKRNKIISSDEDDGQQVVRKVVGTDQWLEVFLEREDKWVCVDCVHGSVGQPQQCFTYSTKPLYYVVGFDNDGSVKDVTQRYDPVWMTTTRKNRVDPEWWEDTLQPYRSPFVERDEKEEREFQVKLQDQPLPTAIGEYKNHPLYALKRHLLKYQAIYPESAAILGYCRGEAVYSRDCVHTLHSKDTWLKQARVVRIGEVPYKMVKGYSNQARKARLAEPANRDKEDLALFGRWQTEEYQPPIAVDGKVPRNEYGNVYLFLPSMLPVGCVQLRLPNLNRLARKLDIDCAQAITGFDFHGGYSHPVTDGYVVCEEYKEVLIAAWENEQAEIEKKEKEKREKRALGNWKLLTKGLLIRERLKQRYSIKTEPSAPETEKGAGFSSDEEGGPSSGTAGRDVAISWPQNRQVEKQKEEQTTKKSKREKKGEAAQLFPFEKL from the exons ATGGATGAAGACAATACTGACGACAATGACGACAATGATGATGACAGTGAAGATGAATGGGAGGATGTGGAAG aactccAGGAACCTGTCACAGATAAATTAGAAGAAGCTGCTGTTCTTTCGTCAGTGGCGCTGCCAAGCAATCCGGTTGAGATAGAGATTGAAACGCCAGAACAACgtaagaaaagagagagagg agaaaaaaggaaagctgagtTTGAGAGCTATCTTCGGAGAATGATGAAACGTTTCAGCAAGGAGGTTCGTGAGGACACACATAAG GTTCACCTCTTGTGTTTATTAGCGAATGGTTTCTATAGGAACAGGATCTGCAGCCAGCCAGATCTTCATGCCATTGGTCTGTCCATCATCCCCACACACTTCACAAAAGTGCCTGCAGGCCAAGTGGACATTCTCTACCTTTCCAACTTGGTGAAATG GTTTATTGGAACCTTCACTGTCAATGATGAGCTTTCCACTGAAAAAGGAGAGTCCCTTCAGTCAACCTTGGAGAGGCGCTTTGCCATCTATGCTGCACGAGACAATGAAGAGTTGGTTCAT ataTTCTTAATTATTCTCCGAGCATTACAACTACTGTGTCGCCTTGTGCTGTCTCTTCAGCCTATTCCTCTCAAGGAGACAACAGCAAAG GGAAAAGGCTCATCCAAGAGGCAGTCACTCAGCAGTACCTCTGAAGGGCGGGAAAGCTCTGGCACAACACCCAAAGCCGTGGCAAAAAAATGCCCCTGCAAAAAAGCGAAGAAGGATGAGAAATCCTCAGGGAGTGAAGAAGACAACAAGGAGCCAGAGAAACCCAGAACTGCTCGGACCAAAAGGACACACAAGTCAAAGCTGACTtcaggcagccaggagcagaaggaaattaGTAATGAGGAGAGTGGTTTAGGGGAAAAAGATGTGCCCGTCAGGCCCAAGAATGATCGCAGGAGACGAGTGGCCTCCAAAGTGTGTTACAAAGAAGAGAGTGGAAGTGATGAGGGCAGTGTTTCTGACTTCGAGATTTCAGAGGAGGAGAGCGATCTCTCTGATGCGGATTTTGAAACCGTATctaaaaagcagagaaggtCATTGGGCTCCCAGAAATCAAAGCTAACATCTATCAAAAGCCCCAAAACTGAGACTTCAGAATCAAAGCAATCCAAAAATTGTTCTGGAGTTGAGCCCAGACCAGTCAAAAGCACAGCTCCAGCATTGCCTCAGGCACCGagaaagaggaacaaaataatttctagtgATGAGGATGATGGGCAGCAGGTGGTAAGGAAAGTGGTTGGCACAGACCAGTGGCTAGAGGTTTTCCTTGAGCGTGAGGACAAGTGGGTGTGTGTGGACTGTGTTCATGGCAGTGTtggccagccccagcagtgctTCACATATTCCACAAAGCCACTTTACTACGTTGTGGGATTTGACAACGATGGGAGCGTCAAGGATGTGACGCAAAGATATGACCCAGTGTGGATGACCACAACGAGGAAGAACCGTGTGGACCCTGAGTGGTGGGAGGACACGCTGCAGCCATATAGAAGTCCCTTTGTGGAAAGAGAcgagaaggaggaaagggag TTTCAAGTTAAGCTTCAAGATCAACCTCTACCAACAGCAATTGGAGAGTACAAGAACCACCCTCTTTATGCACTGAAGAGGCATCTCTTGAAGTATCAGGCAATCTATCCTGAGTCAGCTGCTATCCTAGGGTACTGCAGGGGAGAGGCTGTCTACTCCAG AGATTGTGTACACACGCTCCACTCCAAGGACACTTGGCTAAAGCAGGCTCGAGTGGTGAGGATTGGAGAAGTACCTTACAAG ATGGTGAAGGGATATTCCAACCAGGCAAGGAAGGCACGCCTTGCAGAGCCTGCAAACCGGGACAAAGAGGACCTGGCACTGTTTGGTCGCTGGCAGACAGAGGAGTACCAGCCACCTATAGCAGTGGATGGAAAG GTTCCTCGGAATGAATATGGAAACGTCTATCTCTTCTTGCCATCCATGTTACCTGTTGGCTGTGTGCAGCTCAGACTCCCCAACCTGAACAGATTGGCACGGAAGCTGGACATTGACTGTGCTCAAGCAATCACAGGATTTGATTTTCATGGTGGCTACTCGCACCCAGT TACTGATGGCTACGTTGTTTGTGAAGAATATAAAGAGGTGCTCATTGCTGCCTGGGAGAATGAACaagcagaaatagaaaagaaggagaaggag AAGCGTGAGAAGAGAGCTCTGGGGAATTGGAAGTTGCTGACAAAAGGACTTCTCATCAGAGAGAGACTGAAGCAACGCTATTCCATCAAG actgagcCGTCTGCACCTGAGACAGAGAAAGGAGCTGGATTCTCCTCTGATGAAGAAGGAGGTCCAAGTTCAGGGACTGCAGGACGGGATGTGGCAATTTCTTGGCCCCAAAATCGCCAGgtagagaagcagaaggaagagcagaCAACTAAAAAGAGCAAGcgagaaaaaaagggagaggcaGCACAGTTGTTTCCTTTTGAGAAACTGTGA